TGGTGTGGTTATTGTAAAAGAAAATGAATCTGCTCCACCGCGGAATGTTGTGGGGGCTGAATGGGTTTATGCAGATGAGATAATTGTTGAAAAATATATTCCTGGTCGTGAATTTACTTGTGCTGTTTTGGGAAATGAGGCGCTGGATGTCTGTGAAATTTTTCCTGACAAGCATTTTCAATTCTACAATTATGACTCAAAATATAAATCTGGTGGCTCTCTTCACATTTGTCCTGCACAGCTTTCACCAAATATTTACCAAAATGTGCAAAGAATGTCTTTAGCAGCACATCAGGCGATAGGTTGTCGAGGTGTTAGCCGTTCTGATTTTCGTTTTAATGAGGAAACCGGAGAGTTGGTTTGGCTTGAAATTAATACGCAACCCGGTATGACACCAACGTCTCTTTTTCCTGATATTGCAAAAGCGAGTGGTCGTACTTATGGCGATATTGTTCAGTGGATGGTGGAGGACGCGTCGTGTATGCGTTGAATGTTGATAAA
This genomic window from Bartonella quintana contains:
- a CDS encoding D-alanine--D-alanine ligase, with amino-acid sequence MKGEHVAVLMGGSSSERSVSLSSGTACADILEERGYRVSRVDVDSHIASVLERLQPDVAFNALHGPFGEDGCIQGVLEYLKIPYTHSGVMASALAMDKGRAKIVVASVGVSVAPSCIMSRFAVGREHPMEPPYVIKPLCEGSSFGVVIVKENESAPPRNVVGAEWVYADEIIVEKYIPGREFTCAVLGNEALDVCEIFPDKHFQFYNYDSKYKSGGSLHICPAQLSPNIYQNVQRMSLAAHQAIGCRGVSRSDFRFNEETGELVWLEINTQPGMTPTSLFPDIAKASGRTYGDIVQWMVEDASCMR